The Pygocentrus nattereri isolate fPygNat1 chromosome 4, fPygNat1.pri, whole genome shotgun sequence genome includes a window with the following:
- the slc25a29 gene encoding mitochondrial basic amino acids transporter — MDFVAGCIGGAAGVLVGHPFDTVKVRLQVQSADKPLYRGTFHCFQSIVRQESMLGLYKGIGSPMMGLTFINAIVFGVQGNTMRLLGQDTPVNQFLAGAAAGAIQCIICCPIELAKTRMQMQGTGEKKSSTRKVYKNSLDCLARIYQRDGLWGVNRGMVTTLIRETPGFGVYFLTYDVLTRSLGCEPEDPYMIPKLLFAGGMSGIASWLSTYPVDVIKSRLQADGVGGKFQYSGIMDCTRKSIEREGWRVFTRGLTSTLLRAFPVNAATFATVTLFLMYVRQEEGPKDCEPAPQHHAALQQQVQPSSL, encoded by the exons ATGGACTTCGTTGCTGGCTGCATAGGAG GTGCCGCTGGGGTCCTAGTGGGACATCCATTTGACACTGTAAAG GTCAGACTTCAAGTACAGAGTGCAGACAAGCCTCTCTACAGGGGAAcctttcactgttttcagtccATTGTGCGGCAAGAATCA ATGTTGGGACTTTACAAGGGCATTGGTTCTCCTATGATGGGCCTCACTTTCATCAATGCCATCGTCTTTGGTGTGCAGGGGAACACCATGCGTCTACTGGGTCAAGACACGCCCGTAAACCAATTCCTGGCAGGAGCAGCTGCTGGGGCTATTCAGTGCATCATTTGCTGTCCCATAGAGCTGGCCAAGACGCGCATGCAGATGCAAGGTACTGGTGAGAAGAAGTCATCCACTCGCAAGGTCTACAAAAACTCCCTGGATTGCCTGGCTCGCATATACCAGCGTGATGGCTTGTGGGGTGTCAACAGGGGCATGGTGACCACCCTCATCCGTGAGACGCCAGGTTTTGGTGTGTACTTTCTGACCTATGATGTGCTGACACGTTCACTAGGCTGTGAGCCAGAAGACCCCTACATGATCCCTAAACTACTGTTTGCTGGAGGCATGTCAGGCATCGCTTCGTGGCTTTCTACATACCCAGTGGATGTGATTAAGTCTCGACTGCAGGCAGATGGTGTTGGAGGCAAGTTCCAGTACAGCGGTATTATGGACTGTACACGGAAGAGCATAGAGCGAGAGGGCTGGCGAGTGTTCACACGTGGCCTGACCTCTACTTTACTCCGAGCATTCCCTGTCAATGCAGCCACTTTTGCCACTGTAACACTATTCCTCATGTATGTGCGCCAAGAAGAAGGGCCCAAAGACTGCGAACCTGCCCCTCAACACCATGCTGCGTTACAGCAGCAAGTGCAGCCATCCAGCCTGTGA
- the myh6 gene encoding myosin-6: MGDVIMAEFGKAAPYLRKSEKERLEAQTRPFDIKSECFVVDEKVEYVKGQITSKEGGKVTVKTEDGRTVTVKETDVHPQNPPKFDKIEDMAMFTFLHEPAVLFNLKERYAAWMIYTYSGLFCVTVNPYKWLPVYDAEVVAAYRGKKRSEAPPHIFSISDNAYQYMLTDRENQSVLITGESGAGKTVNTKRVIQYFASIAAAGGAAKKDSNKGTLEDQIIQANPALEAFGNAKTVRNDNSSRFGKFIRIHFGTSGKLSSADIETYLLEKSRVTFQLKAERNYHIFFQILSSAKPELLDMLLITNNPYDYSYISQGEVTVASINDSEELLATDNAFDVLGFTPDEKMGVYKLIGAIMHYGNMKFKQKQREEQAEPDGTEAADKSAYLMGLNSADLLKGLCHPRVKVGNEYVTKGQGVDQVYYSLGALAKAVYEKMFNWMVARINQSLDTKQHRQYFIGVLDIAGFEIFDFNTFEQLCINFTNEKLQQFFNHHMFVLEQEEYKKEGIDWEFIDFGMDLQACIDLIEKPLGIMSILEEECMFPKASDQTFKAKLYDNHQGKSNIFQKPRAVKGKAEAHFALGHYAGTVDYNITGWLVKNKDPLNETVVGLYQKSSLKLLTHLFSSYAGAEAAEKSGKGAKKKGSSFQTVSALHRENLNKLMTNLRSTHPHFVRCLIPNETKTPGAMDNCLVMHQLRCNGVLEGIRICRKGFPNRVLYGDFKQRYRILNASAIPEGQFIENKKSAEKLLGSLDIDHTQYKFGHTKVFFKAGLLGTLEEMRDEQLARIITRLQANARALLMRAEYQKLVERRDALMVIQWNLRSFLSVKNWPWMKMFFKIKPLLKSAEAEKEMANMKDEFNKLKEALDKSDGRRKELEEKMVTLLQEKNDLLLQLQSEQDTLTDAEERCEQLIKSKIQLEAKVKELTERIEDEEEINADLTAKKRKLEDECSELKKDIDDLELTLAKVEKEKHATENKVKNLTEEMASQDEMIMKLTKEKKALQEAHQQTLDDLQSEEDKANTLAKAKAKLEQQVDDLEGSLEQEKKVRMDLERAKRKLEGDLKMAQENAMDLENDKQQQEEKLKKKDFEICQLNGKIEDEQMAVVQLQKKLKENQARIEELEEELDADRAARAKVEKQRSDLSRELEDISERLEEAGGATSAQVELNKKREAEFQKLRRDLEESTLQHEATSAALRKKHADSVAELGEQIDNLQRVKQKLEKDKTELKLELDDLASNMESIVKAKVNLEKICRSLEDQMNEYRTKAEEAQRALTDFSTQRAKLLTENGELGRQLEEKECLISQLTRGKSSYTQQLEDMRRQLEEEVKAKNALAHAVQSARHDCDLLREQFEEEQEAKAELQRALSKANSEVATWRAKYETDGIQRTEELEEAKKKLVQRLQEAEEAVEAVNAKCSSLEKTKHRLQNEIEDLMLDLERSNAASAALDKKQRAFDKVIAEWKQKYEESQCELEASQKEARNLSTELFRLKNAYEECLDQLETIKRENKNLQEEISDMTDQLGEGGKNVHELEKLRKQLEQEKAELQSALEEAEASVEHEEGKILRAQLEFNQVKADIERKLAEKDEETEQAKRNYQRMVESLQSSLEAETRSRNEALRVKKKMEGDLNEMEIQLSQANRQAADAQKQLKMVQSYLKDTQLQLDDSVHMNDDLKENAALLERRNNLLQAELEELRAVVEQTERGRKLAEQELTDATERTQLLHSQNTSLLNQKKKQESDLLQLQTEMEEVIQEKRNAEEKAKKAITDAAMMAEELKKEQDTSAHLERMKKNMEQTIKDLQHRLDEAEQVAMKGGKKQLHKLEARIRDLENELEAEQKRGTESIKGVRKYERRIKELTYQTEEDRKNMARIQDLVDKLQLKVKSYKRSAEEAEEQANVNLAKLRKLQHELEEAEERADIAESQVNKLRAKTRDGVPGKKSQDE; the protein is encoded by the coding sequence ATGGGTGACGTTATCATGGCAGAGTTTGGAAAAGCAGCTCCTTACCTAAGGAAGTCGGAGAAAGAACGACTTGAAGCTCAGACTAGACCATTCGACATCAAATCTGAATGCTTTGTGGTGGATGAAAAAGTTGAGTATGTCAAGGGGCAAATCACCAGCAAGGAAGGAGGGAAGGTGACCGTTAAGACAGAAGACGGGAGGACCGTAACTGTCAAAGAGACAGATGTCCATCCTCAGAATCCACCTAAATTTGATAAAATTGAAGATATGGCAATGTTTACTTTCCTACATGAGCCTGCAGTGCTGTTTAACCTCAAAGAGCGTTATGCAGCCTGGATGATTTACACTTATTCAGGGTTGTTTTGTGTAACAGTCAACCCCTACAAATGGCTGCCTGTGTATGATGCAGAGGTGGTTGCTGCTTACAGAGGTAAGAAGAGATCAGAAGCTCCTCCTCATATCTTCTCCATTTCAGATAATGCTTATCAGTACATGCTAACTGACAGGGAAAACCAGTCTGTCCTCATCACTGGAGAATCTGGTGCTGGGAAGACTGTTAACACCAAGAGAGTAATCCAGTATTTTGCAAGTATTGCAGCTGCTGGTGGTGCTGCCAAGAAGGATTCCAACAAAGGCACCTTGGAGGATCAAATCATCCAGGCCAATCCTGCACTCGAAGCCTTCGGCAATGCCAAAACAGTAAGAAATGACAACTCGTCTCGCTTTGGAAAGTTTATCCGCATTCATTTTGGAACAAGTGGTAAACTATCTTCAGCTGACATCGAAACATATTTGCTGGAAAAGTCACGTGTGACCTTTCAGCTAAAAGCAGAAAGGAACTACCACATCTTTTTCCAGATATTATCCAGTGCAAAGCCTGAGCTGCTAGATATGCTGTTGATTACAAATAATCCCTATGATTACTCTTACATCTCCCAAGGAGAGGTAACTGTTGCAAGTATCAATGACAGTGAGGAGTTGCTAGCTACCGACAATGCCTTTGATGTGCTTGGTTTCACTCCAGATGAGAAGATGGGAGTCTATAAACTGATTGGTGCTATCATGCATTATGGTAATATGAAGTTCAAGCAGAAGCAGCGTGAGGAACAGGCAGAGCCTGATGGTACAGAAGCTGCTGATAAATCAGCTTACCTAATGGGGCTGAACTCTGCAGATCTTCTCAAAGGACTCTGTCATCCAAGGGTCAAGGTAGGAAATGAGTATGTCACAAAAGGCCAAGGCGTGGATCAAGTGTACTACTCACTTGGTGCACTGGCAAAGGCAGTGTATGAGAAGATGTTCAACTGGATGGTGGCAAGAATCAACCAGTCCCTTGACACAAAACAGCATCGTCAATATTTCATTGGTGTACTAGATATTGCTGGATTCGAAATCTTTGATTTCAACACATTTGAGCAGCTCTGCATTAATTTCACTAATGAAAAACTGCAACAGTTTTTCAATCACCACATGTTTGTCTTGGAGCAAGAGGAGTACAAAAAGGAAGGAATAGACTGGGAGTTCATTGACTTTGGGATGGATTTGCAAGCTTGCATTGATCTAATTGAGAAGCCTCTTGGGATTATGTCTATTTTGGAGGAAGAGTGCATGTTTCCAAAAGCAAGTGATCAGACCTTCAAAGCAAAACTGTATGATAATCATCAGGGTAAGTCAAACATATTCCAGAAACCACGTGCTGTCAAGGGCAAAGCAGAGGCACACTTTGCATTGGGTCACTATGCTGGTACTGTTGATTACAATATTACAGGATGGCTTGTGAAAAACAAAGATCCATTGAATGAAACAGTAGTTGGGCTGTACCAAAAATCCTCTCTCAAACTTCTAACTCATCTGTTCTCAAGCTATGCAGGAGCAGAAGCAGCTGAAAAATCAGGGAAAGGAGCTAAAAAAAAGGGATCATCATTTCAAACAGTGTCAGCCTTGCACAGAGAAAATCTTAACAAACTGATGACCAACCTCAGAAGCACTCACCCTCATTTTGTTCGCTGTTTGATTCCCAATGAGACCAAGACTCCAGGAGCTATGGACAACTGCCTTGTGATGCACCAGCTTCGCTGTAATGGTGTGTTGGAGGGTATCAGAATTTGCAGGAAAGGCTTTCCAAACAGGGTGCTCTATGGTGATTTTAAACAGAGGTACAGAATTTTAAATGCATCAGCTATCCCAGAAGGCCAGTTTATTGAAAACAAGAAGAGTGCTGAGAAACTACTAGGATCACTGGACATTGACCATACACAGTACAAGTTTGGCCACACAAAGGTCTTTTTCAAGGCAGGTCTGCTGGGTACCCTAGAGGAGATGCGAGATGAGCAACTTGCCCGCATTATTACAAGGCTACAAGCTAATGCTCGGGCTCTGCTTATGAGGGCAGAATATCAAAAGCTGGTAGAACGCAGGGATGCCCTAATGGTCATTCAATGGAACCTTCGCTCTTTCCTGAGTGTTAAAAACTGGCCTTGGATGAAGATGTTCTTTAAGATAAAGCCCCTACTGAAGAGTGCTGAGGCCGAGAAAGAGATGGCAAACATGAAGGATGAATTCAATAAATTAAAAGAGGCTCTGGATAAATCTGATGGTCGGAGGaaagagttagaagagaaaatgGTCACACTTCTTCAAGAAAAGAATGATTTGCTTCTTCAGCTGCAATCAGAGCAAGATACGCTGACAGATGCTGAGGAACGCTGTGAACAGTTGATAAAAAGCAAGATTCAATTGGAGGCTAAAGTAAAAGAGCTGACTGAGCGAattgaagatgaggaggagatAAATGCAGACCTCACAGCCAAAAAACGCAAGCTGGAGGATGAATGCTCTGAGCTTAAGAAAGACATAGATGACCTTGAACTCACCCTAGCCAAGGTTGAGAAAGAGAAGCATGCCACTGAGAACAAAgtgaagaacctcactgaggaAATGGCCTCCCAGGATGAGATGATTATGAAGctcacaaaagagaaaaaagctcTACAGGAGGCTCACCAGCAGACATTAGATGACCTTCAGAGTGAGGAGGATAAAGCAAATACTTTGGCAAAAGCCAAAGCTAAGCTTGAGCAGCAAGTTGATGACCTTGAGGGCTCCCTTgaacaagaaaaaaaggttAGGATGGATCTTGAACGTGCCAAGAGAAAGCTAGAgggagatctgaaaatggctcaAGAGAATGCAATGGATTTGGAAAATGATaaacagcagcaggaggagaaactgaagaagaaaGACTTTGAAATATGTCAGCTGAATGGAAAGATTGAGGATGAGCAGATGGCTGTGGTACAACTAcagaaaaaattaaaagaaaatcaagctcgAATTGAGGAACTAGAGGAAGAGCTGGATGCTGATCGTGCAGCTCGTGCAAAGGTGGAGAAACAGCGTTCCGATCTCTCACGAGAATTAGAAGACATTAGTGAACGTCTTGAAGAAGCAGGTGGAGCTACATCTGCTCAGGTGGAGCTCAACAAGAAAAGGGAGGCTGAGTTTCAGAAGCTGCGCAGGGATCTTGAGGAATCTACTCTTCAGCATGAAGCTACTTCTGCTGCTCTTCGAAAGAAGCATGCTGATAGTGTTGCTGAACTAGGAGAACAAATTGACAATCTGCAGCGTGTTAAGCAAAAGTTAGAGAAAGATAAGACAGAACTGAAGTTGGAGTTGGATGACTTGGCCTCAAACATGGAGAGTATTGTGAAAGCCAAGGTGAATCTTGAAAAGATTTGCCGTTCACTGGAGGATCAAATGAATGAGTATAGGACCAAAGCTGAGGAGGCCCAGAGAGCTCTTACTGACTTCTCAACTCAAAGAGCCAAGCTACTGACTGAAAACGGAGAACTTGGACGACAGTTGGAGGAGAAAGAATGCCTCATCTCCCAACTTACAAGAGGAAAGAGCTCGTATACCCAACAACTAGAAGACATGAGAAGACAACTTGAAGAAGAGGTTAAAGCAAAGAATGCCTTAGCACATGCTGTGCAGTCTGCTCGTCATGACTGTGACTTGCTAAGAGAGCAGTTTGAGGAAGAACAGGAGGCAAAAGCAGAACTTCAGCGGGCACTGTCAAAGGCAAATAGCGAAGTTGCAACCTGGCGAGCTAAGTATGAGACTGATGGTATTCAGAGAACAGAAGAACTAGAGGAGGCAAAAAAGAAACTTGTTCAAAGACTACAAGAGGCAGAAGAAGCAGTTGAAGCAGTCAATGCAAAGTGTTCCTCTCTTGAAAAAACTAAGCATCGGCTGCAAAATGAGATTGAAGATCTCATGCTAGATCTTGAACGCTCAAATGCAGCTTCTGCTGCTCTAGACAAGAAACAGCGGGCCTTCGACAAAGTCATCGCAGAATGGAAGCAGAAGTATGAGGAGTCACAGTGTGAACTGGAAGCATCCCAGAAAGAAGCACGAAACCTGAGTACTGAGTTATTCAGATTGAAAAATGCCTATGAAGAATGTCTTGATCAACTTGAGACTATTAAACGGGAGAACAAAAATCTGCAAGAAGAAATTTCAGACATGACAGATCAGCTCGGTGAAGGTGGCAAGAATGTTCATGAACTTGAGAAACTTAGGAAACAACTGGAACAAGAGAAAGCAGAGCTGCAATCAGCACTGGAGGAAGCTGAGGCCTCTGTAGAGCATGAAGAGGGCAAGATCCTGAGGGCCCAGCTTGAGTTCAATCAGGTAAAAGCTGACATTGAAAGAAAGTTGGCAGAGAaggatgaggagacagagcaGGCAAAGAGAAACTACCAACGAATGGTAGAATCCCTACAGTCCTCTCTTGAGGCAGAAACAAGAAGCCGCAATGAAGCATTGAGAGTCAAGAAAAAAATGGAGGGAGACCTCAATGAGATGGAAATCCAACTAAGTCAGGCCAACAGACAGGCAGCTGATGCCCAGAAACAACTGAAGATGGTCCAGTCATATCTGAAGGACACTCAGCTTCAACTAGATGATTCTGTTCACATGAATGATGATCTCAAAGAGAACGCTGCCCTCTTAGAACGCAGAAACAACCTCCTTCAAGCAGAGCTTGAGGAGTTAAGGGCCGTGGTGGAGCAAACTGAGAGGGGACGCAAACTAGCTGAGCAAGAGCTTACAGATGCAACAGAGAGGACGCAGCTATTGCATTCTCAAAACACTAGCCTTCTCaatcaaaagaaaaagcaagagtCTGATTTGCTACAGCTTCAGACTGAGATGGAAGAAGTCATACAAGAGAAACGCAATGCTGAAGAGAAGGCAAAGAAAGCCATAACTGATGCAGCTATGATGGCTGAGGAGTTGAAGAAAGAGCAAGACACCAGTGCCCATCttgagagaatgaaaaagaacatGGAGCAGACAATTAAAGACTTGCAGCACCGTTTAGATGAGGCTGAACAGGTAGCTATGAAAGGTGGGAAGAAACAGCTCCATAAACTGGAGGCGCGCATACGTGATCTTGAGAATGAACTGGAAGCAGAGCAAAAACGAGGGACCGAATCCATAAAAGGAGTTCGCAAGTATGAACGCCGCATTAAGGAACTCACATATCAGACAGAAGAGGATCGTAAGAATATGGCAAGAATTCAAGATTTGGTGGACAAGTTACAGTTGAAAGTGAAGTCATATAAGCGCTCTGCGGAGGAAGCTGAGGAGCAAGCAAATGTCAACCTGGCCAAGTTACGAAAACTACAGCATGAGCTGGAAGAGGCGGAGGAGCGTGCAGATATTGCAGAATCCCAGGTGAACAAGCTGCGTGCCAAAACTAGGGATGGAGTGCCTGGTAAAAAATCCCAGGATGAGTAA
- the pak6b gene encoding serine/threonine-protein kinase PAK 6b isoform X2 produces MFQRKKKKRKIEISAPKNFEHRVHTSFDAVRGCYVGLPPQWQSVIETLRRPKPVVDPSSITPVRLKQEKTIVRGSFIGHGDYIAAAIAEMTRLSVTSSNSLRRTSPSLRKRAQSMGRLGEVAEGDTYQYQELCKNRQTNGQPALDWHERARQVYSESGSPRPGSKKSATFQPNGLPPRAKSIIEVSTTSSEQPRLMPRDILCSPGADQTEMFSHSERLRLHQPAVTHRDSKTNPRPVSCIYNTPTLNQGSKVSNPSERMTPSPELPVVSVDTPRRPYSTYDLKTNSCGFSAMSKPNGTSSPKAGHGTHSHPPLQSSSSYTIGFSPIKASVPPIQNSPSQPRPSPTGSPATNLPGASSPCLRTSQPATINCEQPKITHAQFKAALQMVVDKGDPRTYLENFVKIGEGSTGVVCIAREKHSGKQVAVKMMDLRKQQRRELLFNEVVIMRDYRHKNVVEMYKSALVEEELWVIMEYLQGGALTNIVSETRLTEEQIATVCEAVLQALAYLHAQGVIHRDIKSDSILLTLDGRIKLSDFGFCAQISKDIPKRKSLVGTPYWMAPEVISKTPYGTEVDVWSLGIMVVEMVDGEPPYFSDTPVAAMKRLRDEPAPSVRNSSKISPVLRDFLDSMLTRDPLQRASASDLLKHPFLLQSGSPRCLVPLVEQYRKRMSFC; encoded by the exons ATGTtccagaggaagaagaagaagaggaagatagAGATCTCTGCACCTAAGAACTTTGAGCACCGGGTGCACACGTCTTTTGATGCTGTACGGGGCTGCTATGTAGGACTACCACCTCAGTGGCAGAGTGTCATAGAAACCCTGAGGAGACCCAAGCCTGTGGTAGATCCCTCCAGCATCACACCTGTGCGTCTCAAGCAAGAGAAG ACCATTGTGCGTGGCAGTTTTATTGGACATGGAGACTACATTGCTGCAGCGATTGCGGAGATGACCCGCCTCTCTGTCACCAGCTCCAATTCGCTCAGGAGGACCAGCCCTTCGCTAAGGAAACGAGCCCAGTCCATGGGCCGCCTCGGTGAGGTGGCCGAAGGGGACACATATCAGTATCAGGAACTGTGCaagaacagacagacaaatggaCAGCCTGCCCTGGACTGGCACGAAAGAGCACGGCAGGTATACAGTGAGAGTGGAAGTCCACGGCCTGGCTCCAAAAAGAGCGCCACATTTCAGCCTAATGGGTTGCCACCCAGAGCCAAGTCTATTATCGAAGTCAGCACGACGTCCAGTGAGCAGCCTCGGCTCATGCCAAGGGACATCTTATGTTCACCTGGAGCGGATCAAACAGAGATGTTTTCACACAGTGAGAGACTAAGGCTTCACCAGCCCGCTGTGACTCATAGAGACAGTAAGACCAACCCCAGACCTGTGTCCTGCATCTACAATACCCCTACATTAAACCAAGGGTCAAAGGTCAGCAATCCAAGTGAAAGGATGACTCCAAGCCCAGAACTTCCTGTGGTCTCTGTGGACACCCCTAGGAGGCCTTACTCCACATATGACTTGAAG ACAAACTCCTGTGGTTTCTCAGCCATGTCAAAACCTAATGGCACCAGCAGCCCAAAAGCAGGGCATGGCACACACTCCCACCCACCCCTACAGTCTTCCTCTAGCTATACGATAGGTTTTTCTCCTATTAAAGCTTCAGTGCCACCTATACAGAACAGTCCCTCCCAGCCTCGCCCCTCCCCTACTGGCTCTCCTGCCACCAACCTGCCAGGAGCCTCCTCTCCCTGCCTGAGGACTTCTCAACCAGCCACCATCAACTGTGAGCAACCTAAGATCACCCACGCACAGTTTAAGGCTGCTCTGCAAATGGTGGTGGACAAGGGGGACCCCCGCACATATCTGGAGAACTTTGTGAAGATTGGAGAGGGCTCGACGGGTGTCGTCTGTATTGCACGAGAAAAGCACAGTGGGAAACAGGTTGCAGTGAAGATGATGGATCTAAGGAAACAACAAAGAAGAGAGCTGCTGTTTAATGAA GTGGTCATCATGCGGGACTACAGGCACAAGAATGTGGTGGAGATGTATAAGAGTGCTCTAGTGGAGGAGGAGCTCTGGGTCATAATGGAGTACCTGCAGGGTGGTGCATTAACCAACATAGTATCTGAAACCAG GCTGACAGAGGAGCAGATAGCTACAGTCTGTGAAGCTGTGTTACAGGCTCTGGCCTATCTCCATGCACAGGGTGTCATCCACAGAGATATCAAGAGTGACTCCATACTACTGACATTGGATGGAAGA ATCAAGTTGTCAGACTTTGGATTCTGTGCTCAGATCAGCAAAGACATCCCAAAGAGGAAGTCTTTGGTTGGAACTCCATACTGGATGGCCCCAGAGGTCATTTCCAAAACCCCCTATGGAACAGAG GTGGATGTGTGGTCTCTGGGAATTATGGTGGTGGAGATGGTGGATGGGGAGCCTCCTTATTTCAGTGACACACCAGTAGCTGCTATGAAGAGGTTAAGAGATGAACCAGCACCTTCTGTCAGGAACTCGAGCAAG ATCTCACCAGTGCTGAGGGACTTCTTGGATTCCATGTTGACTAGGGACCCTCTGCAGAGAGCAAGTGCCAGTGACCTGCTTAAGCACCCTTTCTTGCTGCAGAGTGGCTCCCCGCGCTGCCTGGTGCCGCTGGTGGAGCAGTACCGGAAGCGCATGTCTTTCTGTTGA
- the pak6b gene encoding serine/threonine-protein kinase PAK 6b isoform X1: MSWLEKMKVPHYNAFHCCFPQALRMFQRKKKKRKIEISAPKNFEHRVHTSFDAVRGCYVGLPPQWQSVIETLRRPKPVVDPSSITPVRLKQEKTIVRGSFIGHGDYIAAAIAEMTRLSVTSSNSLRRTSPSLRKRAQSMGRLGEVAEGDTYQYQELCKNRQTNGQPALDWHERARQVYSESGSPRPGSKKSATFQPNGLPPRAKSIIEVSTTSSEQPRLMPRDILCSPGADQTEMFSHSERLRLHQPAVTHRDSKTNPRPVSCIYNTPTLNQGSKVSNPSERMTPSPELPVVSVDTPRRPYSTYDLKTNSCGFSAMSKPNGTSSPKAGHGTHSHPPLQSSSSYTIGFSPIKASVPPIQNSPSQPRPSPTGSPATNLPGASSPCLRTSQPATINCEQPKITHAQFKAALQMVVDKGDPRTYLENFVKIGEGSTGVVCIAREKHSGKQVAVKMMDLRKQQRRELLFNEVVIMRDYRHKNVVEMYKSALVEEELWVIMEYLQGGALTNIVSETRLTEEQIATVCEAVLQALAYLHAQGVIHRDIKSDSILLTLDGRIKLSDFGFCAQISKDIPKRKSLVGTPYWMAPEVISKTPYGTEVDVWSLGIMVVEMVDGEPPYFSDTPVAAMKRLRDEPAPSVRNSSKISPVLRDFLDSMLTRDPLQRASASDLLKHPFLLQSGSPRCLVPLVEQYRKRMSFC; the protein is encoded by the exons ATGTCTTGGCTGGAGAAGATGAAGGTGCCCCACTATAATGCGTTTCACTGCTGTTTTCCTCAGGCCCTCAGAATGTtccagaggaagaagaagaagaggaagatagAGATCTCTGCACCTAAGAACTTTGAGCACCGGGTGCACACGTCTTTTGATGCTGTACGGGGCTGCTATGTAGGACTACCACCTCAGTGGCAGAGTGTCATAGAAACCCTGAGGAGACCCAAGCCTGTGGTAGATCCCTCCAGCATCACACCTGTGCGTCTCAAGCAAGAGAAG ACCATTGTGCGTGGCAGTTTTATTGGACATGGAGACTACATTGCTGCAGCGATTGCGGAGATGACCCGCCTCTCTGTCACCAGCTCCAATTCGCTCAGGAGGACCAGCCCTTCGCTAAGGAAACGAGCCCAGTCCATGGGCCGCCTCGGTGAGGTGGCCGAAGGGGACACATATCAGTATCAGGAACTGTGCaagaacagacagacaaatggaCAGCCTGCCCTGGACTGGCACGAAAGAGCACGGCAGGTATACAGTGAGAGTGGAAGTCCACGGCCTGGCTCCAAAAAGAGCGCCACATTTCAGCCTAATGGGTTGCCACCCAGAGCCAAGTCTATTATCGAAGTCAGCACGACGTCCAGTGAGCAGCCTCGGCTCATGCCAAGGGACATCTTATGTTCACCTGGAGCGGATCAAACAGAGATGTTTTCACACAGTGAGAGACTAAGGCTTCACCAGCCCGCTGTGACTCATAGAGACAGTAAGACCAACCCCAGACCTGTGTCCTGCATCTACAATACCCCTACATTAAACCAAGGGTCAAAGGTCAGCAATCCAAGTGAAAGGATGACTCCAAGCCCAGAACTTCCTGTGGTCTCTGTGGACACCCCTAGGAGGCCTTACTCCACATATGACTTGAAG ACAAACTCCTGTGGTTTCTCAGCCATGTCAAAACCTAATGGCACCAGCAGCCCAAAAGCAGGGCATGGCACACACTCCCACCCACCCCTACAGTCTTCCTCTAGCTATACGATAGGTTTTTCTCCTATTAAAGCTTCAGTGCCACCTATACAGAACAGTCCCTCCCAGCCTCGCCCCTCCCCTACTGGCTCTCCTGCCACCAACCTGCCAGGAGCCTCCTCTCCCTGCCTGAGGACTTCTCAACCAGCCACCATCAACTGTGAGCAACCTAAGATCACCCACGCACAGTTTAAGGCTGCTCTGCAAATGGTGGTGGACAAGGGGGACCCCCGCACATATCTGGAGAACTTTGTGAAGATTGGAGAGGGCTCGACGGGTGTCGTCTGTATTGCACGAGAAAAGCACAGTGGGAAACAGGTTGCAGTGAAGATGATGGATCTAAGGAAACAACAAAGAAGAGAGCTGCTGTTTAATGAA GTGGTCATCATGCGGGACTACAGGCACAAGAATGTGGTGGAGATGTATAAGAGTGCTCTAGTGGAGGAGGAGCTCTGGGTCATAATGGAGTACCTGCAGGGTGGTGCATTAACCAACATAGTATCTGAAACCAG GCTGACAGAGGAGCAGATAGCTACAGTCTGTGAAGCTGTGTTACAGGCTCTGGCCTATCTCCATGCACAGGGTGTCATCCACAGAGATATCAAGAGTGACTCCATACTACTGACATTGGATGGAAGA ATCAAGTTGTCAGACTTTGGATTCTGTGCTCAGATCAGCAAAGACATCCCAAAGAGGAAGTCTTTGGTTGGAACTCCATACTGGATGGCCCCAGAGGTCATTTCCAAAACCCCCTATGGAACAGAG GTGGATGTGTGGTCTCTGGGAATTATGGTGGTGGAGATGGTGGATGGGGAGCCTCCTTATTTCAGTGACACACCAGTAGCTGCTATGAAGAGGTTAAGAGATGAACCAGCACCTTCTGTCAGGAACTCGAGCAAG ATCTCACCAGTGCTGAGGGACTTCTTGGATTCCATGTTGACTAGGGACCCTCTGCAGAGAGCAAGTGCCAGTGACCTGCTTAAGCACCCTTTCTTGCTGCAGAGTGGCTCCCCGCGCTGCCTGGTGCCGCTGGTGGAGCAGTACCGGAAGCGCATGTCTTTCTGTTGA